The Micromonas commoda chromosome 1, complete sequence region GCTGAGGATACAAAAACACCGGGTGTACCACCTGCTCCCAAAGATACTTTTTCATTTCTGGAGTTGATGCCTATTGGTGTGTGCCACCCACACAAGAGCGCATGTCCTGGCAATGCCGAGTGAGCTTGTCTGGGCTCTAGACCATCGCCAATGACATGTGCGTGATCACCGCCTGACTGTATGCGAGACCCAATCACATGATACAGCTCGGGTCGAGCTCTGACACTAACAGTCACTTCCGAGTGAAAGAAACTGTCGATCCCATTTGTGCTGACACCCACACTTACAAAGCCGGGCCTAAGCGTCAAAGGTAGCACGCAGGCAACGGAGTGTTCGCCGATGACTGTTGCAGATGAAATGGGTTTTCCATGAGAGGACTGAGCGAACAAACATGCGATTGTATCCAAGCCGTCCTGGTAAAATTCTCGGGGCACCGTTTCGGCCTGAACAAGCACACGATGTTCACCTAGATTGATGAAGTTGAAGCCCGATACTGTCAACGCAATTCCTTCAGACACGTAGTTCGCAGTAGGCATGACCACGACGCCAAGAAACCCAGCATGCGCAAATGCATATTGGAAACACGACCAAGTAAGTAAGGTAACTGCGAGAAAAACAGAAGGAAGAGCTGCCTTTGAATGCGCGCGAGGCATCTTTTTTCAAAAGGCGGCTTAAAATAATGTTACGTCTCAAGGCATGTCCACTTCGCCTCAACTACCTCAACTTTCCATCGAGAAGGGGTACTCAAATGTATGGAGATGTATTCCTAATCCGACAGCCCGAACGCGCGTCACGTGGATGCGTGCTTGCGCTGGAAACTTTCACGTTCCGCATGGGCATACAGTATGACGATAATTAGAaattaccttcgaaggtacgaaaATCATCCCTATGAGTATAAAATTGGTTCCGAATTATCCTTATTATGGTCAACCATAATTAAAAGcaaataataataataagtTCCTGATGCGCGCACTATGCATCAGGAATATTATTGAATACCGTTAATTAAATACCGTTATCATTATATTAATAGTGGTATTTGACTGTTGTATATATGTTATATTGTTATTATTATATCGATGGATTTTTATTATATCTAGTTTCTCAATAAAAGATATATTTTATTTTTATTTAATAATAATAACGAACTACGTACCCCATATATGAGCGATTTATTACGTGTACAGCGTGCAACGTTTGTTATCATtatattctggatttcaatcAAGTGTGGAACATCAGTGGAACATCGAGTTAAGTTAATAAGATTAGAAGGTATTTTCGTTTCTTGAGTTAATAAACCCGAAGATTCCCCACATACCTTCGTACGGGATAAGCCGAGATAAGCGGAATTAGGCCGTACGTGGAAGACTTGTGTAAGATTTTGACAATAATCATGCAAGAAATTCCAGGTGCTCGTCCATTTATATTGCTTTAACATAGTTACGAATGCGACCTGTATGGTGATTTGATGTGATTTGTAACACGAGCGAGTTGAGCAATTCAGCCATCGTATATATGGTACATGAAATGTCATGCATGACAATATCAGTACAATATCATAATACGCATGAATAAAAATCGTGTGGATAAATAACTTATATGCGAATTACTTATCTCCGTAACTTAACTTATTTATATATATGTATaatatacgaaggtaatataaTATGATATGAGCACTCCCGTGACTGCCCCGGGGTTTTTTGTTTCGAAAAGTGGTCTTTTTGTTGGTAGACTATTTTCGGAGCCAGACAAGGGAGTGCCTGTGGCTACGCCATGCTACGCCCACATTATTCTACACAAAGAGTTAATCATAATTCGTTTTGATTCCGAGGTTATTTGCATATATGCTTCGCCGAACAGGTTTTTTTTGCTCGACTTGGCGCGCGTTCAGTCGCtccccagcgccgcgcctgcgcgcgaagagccgcgcgacgccgtgagCAGTGGACATGGTATGTGCATAACGTTTTTACTGAGCCGACAGGCCGAAAATCTgtccccgcgagggcgaaaaGAAGAAGAACACGAACGCGCATCGCACTTCAGACGGTTCATAACTCGTCGAGTTGTTTTCTTTGCCCATGACAtcgcgcctgcgcggctTCGCCATGCTTACCGCGTCCATGTAAAGTCGCGCCCTGCTTCGAAACGTGGTGCATGGACCCTCCCGACACTTCTGCGGCGCCTGTTAATCGATTTGATATCCATGCGGGCGCAACTCATGCGCGCAATGCctggctgctgctgctgaaGCTCCCCTTTCTCGACTCTGATTGGCCAAAATTTCTGAGAAGCTCTGAGAGCAAAAATCAGATACCCGTTGAGTTTTTGGCACTTTTCAAATTGCGATTTTAGTAGTGTAGAAAAATACGGCCGTGCGTGATGACTCCCCCGATATGGGACTTTTATTGAGTCATAGACCACCGTTTGGTATTTCTCCGTCCGCTTCGGGGGCGCTTTTCGTTGAAAGAACGATGCGTCGCTCTTCGCGCCCACTGGCGACGCCGCagtgcgccgacgcggtaACCTAAACCCAATCAAAGCCGCGCTATAAGCACGGCATCGTAGGTAAGCCCGACCCCCAATCAAatcgcgcgaagcgcgcggcccGATGCGCGTGAGATGGTGCCCCGTTTCGCGACGTGTCGACGGATGGATCTCGGCAACTCGATGCGGTAAACCGACGAACGCGGGAAAGAGGCGGTGCGCGGGCTCCTGAAAgtgcacgcgctcgctcACGAGTGCGTGCTATATAAGGGTATGTGCGTTTCACGACGAGGAAGCCAACTGCGCGGTCGCATACATGATCGTCGGTCGCGTGTCATGGTGCCCCCCCGCAGAGGGTGGCACCTAAAATCTTGATGCCTCtgcaccgcgcgacgcgtctctCGTGCACGAGCGGCGTGTGCGCGGGTCCGAGATGAACCTCGATGGtctcgacgcgatggaggtcatttctccgccgcgacagACCCATCACATGCTCACCAggtgcgcgcgccctcccTTCCGGTTTCATCCGCAAAGGGTGGGCACCTCGTCAGatcccgccctcgcgcgcgtggcagGCGATAAAACCGCGCCCGTCCGAGATGAAAGACAGCCCGGAGGCGGATGGGCGAAGGCTCGGTGCTCGCACGCGGTGCTGGGCGCACGAAaccggcgtcgtggacgtcgtgtgcgcctcaccgacgacgggtcTGCGCGTACCGCTGTCGAGGGCGCCCCCACCTGCTGCAGAAGGGGTCGTTTGGGCGAATTCGTGGGACGatgggggcgacgacggacgaggagttGGACCTGGACGTAACTTTGAACAATAACTTGAACGTACACTCACCCACGATCGTCCACGCGCCGATATCGTGCCCATCGACCTCCATCCGGGTGGCTGGGGCGGCCTTCTCCCCTCCGAGGGCGTGGACGGAATAAAGTAAATTAAATAGCTCCGAAACCGGAAGCCGGCATCGTGGCGCGCGGGCCCGTGGTGAACGTTCCCCCGACCGGACGAAGGCCACGCGGCTCACCCATAGTTCCGATAGTCTTGACCCGGGCAATCGGCTGGCGAAAATACGTCGCGtgtcgcgcacggcgcgggcgtttGTCGTCGATTTCCGGTTTTCACGGTAAAAACTGATTCCAACTCTTACGTATTCTAACGTAGCATAGTGCTAGCTAAGTGTTATATAGCGATAACGAAATGAAGAACCCCTCAGCGTCATCACCACTGAAAGGAACGTACATGGAACCGCTGCATCGACTGAGGCTCTCAGTGGGATCTCGTCACATCTACTTCGCGTTTGGTATCCTGGCCACGAGCTAATCCAGTATATCATAGCCGAAACGGTATTCAAGGTTTACCACCTCATATGAGGCGTTGCGATTACGGCCTTAATTCTCTGCAACCGGTCTTCTGGTAGAGTTCGTTTCCAACTCATTTTCTGATGCAAGACCTTCACGAGGATGGTTGCTTCGGGGCGTAGACGCGCTTTCCTGCTATTTGGTGATTCATTAACCCAACGCGCGTTTGAGTGCGGAGGCTGGGGTGCTCGTTTGGCCCACCTTTTGTCTCGCAAAGCAGACATCATCTGTCGAGGTTTTGGAGCTTACAACACAAGGTGGTGCCGTCATGTGGTGAGACACATCGGTTCTTACCGAGATTACTTCTCTGTTGTCACCGTACTTTTAGGCACGAATGATGCGGCACTCCCAGATGTCGAGCCTGTTCAAGCGGTTCCACTAGACGAGTATGTTGAAAATTTGGATGATATTCTGAAATACCTCCGTAACCGAAGTGAGTTTGTTATACTTTTCTCTCCTCCATCAGTAGGGGAACTCGGGCGACTACGAGCCCAACATCACAAATATGTTGCTGACGCTCACGACTGGTTAGATAGGAACAACCTACACTCTGCAAAATATGCATCTGTTGCCAAGGTGGTGGCGGAAAATCGTGCACTAGTTTGTGTCGACATGTTCCGGCTCACCTCAGTGCAACTTTTTTTGGGTGAAAACATGCTGATAGATGGCATCCACTTCACTGCAACGGGACATCTTTTTCTTCTGAAAAGTCTTTTGCACGAGCTTCGTGCCGAAGCACACATCTTATCCGCCGAAAACATGCGACCAGACTGGCCGTATGGTCCCTGGATGCAAAACAGTGCCGGGTCGTGGAGGGAAATCCTAACAGAACACGAGTTGGAGATCTCTCATATTTCCGGAGACAAATTGAGCGCGCTCGCTGATGCTTTTGGGATAGTCTCGGTGTTCATATCCGCGTTTCTTTTTGGTCTTAGCGTAAGCTGTCGAGGTCTCGCCACTCTGTAAAACTTGATTAATAGCACACTTTCAATTTTATTAAAAAAACACTGGAAACCAGGAACTTCCGAAATGACTTTTGCTTTTGCTGCATTAATGAATCTGTGGATTGTTGCTTCAATCCAGATTTCTTCTATCTATCTGAAGGACGGCTGTACCTGATTTTTCCCGGCGTTTAATGGCGACGTCCCTCGTCACTCACAAATAAGCGCTACCCGTGAAGCCATCCTTTCCGATCGCAAAGCTGCGTAGCATACGGTTACACTTTTAGATATGTGGCTGATGATGTCGACTCTGGCGCCTGCAAGGCAGCATATTTTTAGGCGCTTATTTCCATAGATATCTTAACAACAGCATCTTAAGCCTTTTTTACTTCTGGAAAGACTAAGGATCATGAGTTTGAGTCCGGGCATCTACTGCAAAAAGTGTACCGTACCATCCAAAATTGTATGTAAACCAAAAGGATCTTTAATACTATCGTCATTGCGCTTGAATTCCATTTGCAGTTTCTGTAATGGTGAAAAGCTCGTCAGGGAAACATAATCATATATAGTCACGACGAGTACCTCGTCTTCTGCGATGCCAACGAGGTGATCATCGTTGCCTTTCTGAAACAGCGGTTGATCATAGAGATTGTATGCATCATCCCCGGCTAACCCGCTGCCCAGCCCTTGGTCCTTCACAAAGGTAACAGCATGTGTTTTCTAGAACTGTGAGCAAAATGTAATAGAGCGCGAATACCTTATCAAACAAGCGCTGGTCATATGTTTGCTGCGCATGACCGAATGCAATTTTCGATTGTCCCAAAGCGATTTGTTCGCTTATGTCACGATCACCCTCTCGCAAAATCTTGCTCCTCTTGCGGAAGTTATTTTCACTAACCTATCAGGGTCAGACGCTCATTCAGGAACGGTCTCGACCATCTTCACGCAAACGCTCACCTCCAAACGGGTTTCTCTTCCTCGTTCTCTTTTGCGTTCTTCACGTAACGAGTCTCGCAATTGCTTTTCCTGAAAATGTGAGTTAGAAATTTTCCTTATCAGCACCAGAATCACAATATTTTTGTACCGCAGCTCGGTCGACTTTGCCAGCTCCTGAGTCTGTGAAGCGCAGATACGCCTTAGACAATCGCATTCAAGCCTCGAAAAGTCATACTGGGAACGTGGGTTTTGTGCAAACAACCTTTTTCATCAATCAAACGCTGCTCATCCAATCGAGTAGAGCTGCGCTCGAAAAGCGAGGATGTGTTCACACGCTCGATGCGTGCATGCCGGGCTAATTTTCTCAATTCTTCTTCCTTCACTTCTTTGTCGCGTCGCAGTAATTTCTCTCTGATTTTCGCCCTCGCGTCTACAGCTTGCCGCGCTTTATGCTCTGCCAGATATAGCGCCTAGGGTTGAAAAATAAGTCACTTATGTTTTGTAAGTAGACATGGCGTAAGTAAGCTACCTCGGAGAGTTTCGCGAAATTATCGTTTATTTGAACTTCTTGCAAGCCTCTTCCATCGGCCGCGAGGCGTTTATCGAGCGGAATTGTATATCCTTTCGGGTTCTGAGTCCGCGTCCTTTTTTTTTTAGTATGGAGCATGAATATGGTGTCAAAGACATACCTTCCAATTTGAGATTGAGGGAGGAATTTTCCAGTCAGCCTGCTCCTCAGAACTGGCAGAACGAGGAGGACTGTGCATTACAGGCACAGCAGGAGATCCAGGACCGCGCGGAACCTTAAAGAAGCAATGTTCAATGGCAGGAACGGTGTAAAGAGTCTAAAAAGCAGGAAAAACAAATACCTTTTTGTGCCTGAACCTTGGGGGTTCAAGTggatcgcgggcgacgtcatGAATTTTGATCAGACGACAGGTGCCGCTAGATCTTAAATCTTCGGAGAGTGTGCACGGTGCGTATTTGACATATTCCGGTGCCGGCAGACTACCAGGGACCTTCGGTTGCTGGTCGGCAGCGTTCTTATCAACCCTCATGACAAGGACCGCCTTGGTTTTCTCCAATACAGCTTCCGTTTCCTGTCTACTTGGCCTGTCAGCAACCTGCGCGCGATGAATGAATTATAGGCATGCGCGCAGCGGGATATATGAAACTTACTTGCAGCGAGTCCTGCAAAGCCCCTGTTTGTCTTGAAACACCTGAAGAAGGTGCCGGACCGCAGCAAGAGCTCAAGACATCAGCGGACACGTCCGAAAATGAAATGCCCTGCCGCTTTTTCGGGTCGGAGTTGCCGGTTTCAAATGCAGAGGGGTATTGCGCAACGTGCACTTCAGGAAaggcaccgccgtcgccgaagtggctcgac contains the following coding sequences:
- a CDS encoding hypothetical protein (expressed; putative uncharacterized protein); protein product: MNLDGLDAMEVISPPRQTHHMLTRCARPPFRFHPQRVGTSSDPALARVAGDKTAPVRDERQPGGGWAKARCSHAVLGARNRRRGRRVRLTDDGSARTAVEGAPTCCRRGRLGEFVGRWGRRRTRSWTWT
- the IAH gene encoding predicted protein (Isoamyl_acetate_hydrolyzing esterase homolog), with product MVASGRRRAFLLFGDSLTQRAFECGGWGARLAHLLSRKADIICRGFGAYNTRWCRHVVRHIGSYRDYFSVVTVLLGTNDAALPDVEPVQAVPLDEYVENLDDILKYLRNRSEFVILFSPPSVGELGRLRAQHHKYVADAHDWLDRNNLHSAKYASVAKVVAENRALVCVDMFRLTSVQLFLGENMLIDGIHFTATGHLFLLKSLLHELRAEAHILSAENMRPDWPYGPWMQNSAGSWREILTEHELEISHISGDKLSALADAFGIVSVFISAFLFGLSVSCRGLATL
- the SKIP gene encoding gamyb-binding protein (expressed), translated to MKTLAEPQSCAQQIVPVQTSSPAKKAAKKNVVRVPRYSARHGLFPRASSHFGDGGAFPEVHVAQYPSAFETGNSDPKKRQGISFSDVSADVLSSCCGPAPSSGVSRQTGALQDSLQVADRPSRQETEAVLEKTKAVLVMRVDKNAADQQPKVPGSLPAPEYVKYAPCTLSEDLRSSGTCRLIKIHDVARDPLEPPRFRHKKVPRGPGSPAVPVMHSPPRSASSEEQADWKIPPSISNWKNPKGYTIPLDKRLAADGRGLQEVQINDNFAKLSEALYLAEHKARQAVDARAKIREKLLRRDKEVKEEELRKLARHARIERVNTSSLFERSSTRLDEQRLIDEKDSGAGKVDRAAEKQLRDSLREERKRERGRETRLEVSENNFRKRSKILREGDRDISEQIALGQSKIAFGHAQQTYDQRLFDKDQGLGSGLAGDDAYNLYDQPLFQKGNDDHLVGIAEDEKLQMEFKRNDDSIKDPFGLHTILDEVKKA